The nucleotide window CTTCCTCGTACTGCGCCAGGTCGGAGAAGCGCTCTTTTTGCACGCGGGTCACATACAGCACGTCGGCGTTTTCGATGACGTCGGCCACGTCGTGGGTCTCGCGCACGTTGACGCCGGCGTCAATCACATGGTTCATGGTGGTCAGCGGCAGGCGCAGAATTTCTGGCGAGACAAAGCGCAGGCTGACGTCGAAGTGCAGCAGCAGTTTGGTGAGGGATTGCACGGTACGGCCGTATCTTAAATCGCCCACCATCGCCACTTTCAGGCCATCTACCCGCCCCAACTCTTCGCGGATGGTAAACAGGTCCAGCAGCGCCTGGGTCGGATGTTCGCCGGGGCCGTCGCCGGCGTTTAGCACCGGCACGCTGGCATAATCGGCGGCCAGCTTGGCCGAACCGATTTCCGGGTGGCGCAGCACAATGGCGTCGGCGTATTGCTCCAACGTGCGCACCGTGTCGGCCAGGGTTTCGCCCTTGCTCACCGAGCTAAACTGCACGCCCTGGGTGATGGGGATGACGCTGCCGCCAAGCCGTTCCATCGCCGCAATAAACGACGAACTGGTGCGTGTGGAGGGTTCGTAGAACAGGCAGGCCAGCACGTAGCCTTTCAGCAGATCGGCGCCGCCGACGCGCTGGACCATCTCGCGCATTTCCCGCGCCCGCTGAAAAATAAAGGACAGAGCGTCGCGGTCGAACTGGTCTACCGACAAAATGTCCTGGCCGAGCAGCGGGTTGGCGTTGGCAACCTTTTGCGTCATCTCGTCCAGGTTGAAGAGGGAGGGTAATTCTTGAATGGTCATGGGGTCTCCTTTTAAAAATTGTGAATTGTGAATTTTGAATTGTGAAGTGTGAATTGGGAACGGATCAGGTTAAGAAACGGCCGTTCCCCGGTTTTGCTAGAACACGGCCGTTTTCAAACACCACCTCGCCGCGTAACACCACGCGGCTTACTT belongs to Candidatus Leptovillus gracilis and includes:
- the pyrB gene encoding aspartate carbamoyltransferase: MTQKVANANPLLGQDILSVDQFDRDALSFIFQRAREMREMVQRVGGADLLKGYVLACLFYEPSTRTSSSFIAAMERLGGSVIPITQGVQFSSVSKGETLADTVRTLEQYADAIVLRHPEIGSAKLAADYASVPVLNAGDGPGEHPTQALLDLFTIREELGRVDGLKVAMVGDLRYGRTVQSLTKLLLHFDVSLRFVSPEILRLPLTTMNHVIDAGVNVRETHDVADVIENADVLYVTRVQKERFSDLAQYEEVKNYYEITPELMEKAKEKMVVMHPLPRVGEIHYSVDKDPRAAYFRQVQNGMYIRMALLAAVLGRA